Genomic window (Phragmites australis chromosome 5, lpPhrAust1.1, whole genome shotgun sequence):
GTTTTCTGCTTTTGGTTTCCCTGCCTTGCCCAACCAACGGAAAGCAGGCTTTCTTGTGTCCGCTTGATGTATCTGGAAGCCATAATTCAAGAGTGTTAAAATACAGCTCCTATCATTGGATTTCGATTTAATCGTCAGTGAGGATCGAAAGCCTACCTTCTCAATTAGATTCAAGGAAGACAGCACATTAGCAATGTCATATAATCTCCGAACTTTAGCTGCATTACCAATAAGATATCAAGATTATTACGTTAAAAAAAGATTACTTACGTTCAAAAAATAAGATATCAAGATTAGATTATGTTTGCTTAGCCCTGATACTAGTACTGCTGCACGATTAGAAAGAGAAAATGCAAGTACTAACTTCTCATATTGGACTCCTCGTGGCCTTCTCCAAGGAGCAGCTTTGCAGCTTCATCAAGTGATATTGTGTCAACCTGCTCCAAGTATAGatttcacatcaagaaactgaTCGTGCATGAACCTTTAGGCAGAAATAAAACATTAAGAATTGCTCACCTCCatggtgaggaagagcttcaCGAAATTCTGTGTGAGCAACCCAAGTGatttctccttcctatgatctGAAAAATGTGACAACCAGAATTTTGAGCCTGGCAGACAGAATGTAACAACACAGAGTAAATCAATATGAAGCAAATAGCAATGTACCAGATCTAAGCCTACAACGGGGTGCACCAGGTTTGTCAGAAGGATTATCCACAGTCTGACTAAGTTTCTCGCTCTCTATATCACCATCGGGATCGCCGAACttatcatcatcttcgtcatccGACATCTTAGCAACATGATACAGGAGAAGAAACACTTCAGTTAGGAACTGCATCCTGCACGCCGAAACCATAAACATCGATTCAAACGGAAGGGAAAGATAAGACGCCCTACAATGGCAACAGATTGCTGCTCCATTTGCAGAGGAGCAGACCCGGACTTCTCTCTTAACGCCCTCTCCTGAGAAGACCAAGACAAGAAATCACAGCGTAGATGGATGAGATCTACAGTTCTTGATCGAATTATCACACAGGGACAGGGGGCTAGATGCAAACCTTGAGTTCTCGCAAAGCCATCGGGACTCCGTCGAAGCCTAACCAGGTGTAGCGATTCTTGGCCTTCCTCACAAGAATCTTCTCGCAAGGAGAATCGAATCAAAATTTCAGAATACCACCAATACAGACTGCACAACAATTGTGCCCAAGAAAGGCAGAAGAAGAAAGAACTAACCCCAACGCTCTCGAGCACGTTGACAATGTCGTAGATCCGGCGCCTCTCTACACCGAGGCTTTTGGCCGCTTCGTCCAGCCCGATAGACTCCACATCCTCGCGGTTGTACAAAACCACGAAGCTAAAAGCAGCAAATAAAATTCGGTAAGAACAGCAAAGAACCCAGAAATTATAAATCTCCAAACGTGCCGAGGCTGCGAGAAGCTCACTTGGAGCAGAGGAGGCCGAGCGACTTCTGTTTGCGGCTGTACGCGTGGTGGCTGCACTTGGCACCCCCGCCCCCGGCGAGCATTGGCAGCTGCCGCGCCTTCTTCTGGTGCTGGTGCGGCAAAGCAGACTCCAtcgccgctgctgccgccgcggccgcggctaCCTTGGCAACGGAAGAGGAGGACGCAGCCACCGCCGTCTCCGATTCGCGTGGGATGCCCGCGAGGATCCGGCAGGATTTGTGTTCGCGTGGTGCGGGTTTCGGAGGGGAGCGAGTTCTTGTAGCGATGGTATTATAGATGGACAGATCTGTGCGGGTGCGGGAGGAGGCGCCGCGCCGGCCGTGGAATCGAATCTGGAGGGCTCGATCtggcgcggcggtggcggattCGAGCgcttttcaaaattttctcgTTCCGCTCCCGTGCGGCTCGGGCCGGTTCGCGTGAGATCGGCTCGTCGTGGCTCGTAGGGCGTGGGAAGCGTGAGGGGTTTCCGCGGTTTGAAATTTAAGCGACAGACGCGCGCGGCGTAGCCGAAGGGGCGCGCGTGAGCGTGTGCGGAAGTGGGCAGGTGGCCGTCGGATTTGGGTGGGGTTTTTTTGCTCGCCGATGTgatcgcgcggcgagagcgggagggggagggggagggagtCGGAGTTCTCCGCGGTTTGGGCTTTATTTTCCGCGGCTCGTCACGGCGAGCGCGCGCCCGAGGAGATCGTTTAGAAAAGGCACGTGGAGGAGGGTCGATGGCGCGGACTGAGACGGCGCGTTGCGGCACGTGAGTACGTCGCCATATGCGCTTGAGGTTGGTAGATTTGGCACCCCGTACGCGCTTGCTTggccgcgggcggcggcgcgcccGTGCTGCGTAGTGCCCTAGTGCGTACGTCGCCATGGCACCGCGCAACGCAATGCCCGCAGCGGAGGCGGTTTCCACTGCCACAACGCGATgggcagtggcggatccagccgGGTAAAGCAGCTAGGGCGAACCTTAagatgagattaaaaaaatatcttaaTTAAGATAATAATTAAGCGAAACGAACAAGTTTTCAATAATTAAGCGAAGCTAACAAAATCCTTAATACCTTTGTATTCTATACGAGTAGTTGCAGGAGCACGAGTAACCGAGTGAGGATTACTGTTTCATTTTCTGCATCACGTCTATCACCAACTCTACTCTCCCTCGTACTTCGGGTATCCAAAGatgttggtttgaaaaatctctTTGTTATTGATGTCTTGATGATCTAATAATTGATATCCTACAAAGCACACAACACATGGTAAGAAATCTCTTCATTCATGATTCATTCATTGCACAATGCaaattgcatattttgcacttaCACAAAGCAAAGAGTTCTCAATTGCTCATCACCATTACCTCAAATCCTGAATCTGAATGCCTCACACAGTCACACTCACAATTGGAATCAATCAACAATTGATGTCctgaatcaatcaatcaatcaataattgcctcacacagtcacacacacacacacacactctaaCACAGACAACTCAAATGGACCAGCAAAATCAGTTTGATAGCTAACCAGTTTAGTACCTTACCTCGAATGAATTTGTGGCTCATGGTGGCAGCCAGTGCCGGAGTGGCGGAGTGGCGGAGTGCCCTGTGCAGCAGTGCCACTTTACAATCCAAGTCAATTTATAGCCTATGACCAAAGCCTGAAAATGTTATGCAAATTATCAGGTGCTGACatataaatgaaagaaaatagaTGTTGATGCATATATCTTCAAACCTGTAGCAGTTTAAAAGGTACTAAAACACGCAAGGGTGTCCCATTTAGCAATTTTGGAGAACTGATATCAAAAGGCTTAAGCAGTTGAGCTGGCTAGAAAAAGATTGCCAATATACTACTTCCAAATTGCATGTTGTTGGTTTCGGAGAAAAATACTGCATGCTATCCTAATGCTCCATTAATTCGAGACAATTTGTGAAAATAGACAAAGGAGCCACCTTTCTGAGCGGGAGCAAGTTGAGAAGCCCCGCGAAGCTAATGGCGAGGAGGAATCCAGTCATCCACCCGACGTCCCGACGCCGGGCTCCTTGTAGCTCCCCGGAGGCTGTGCGGCTTTGTGGGCCGGCCGAAGTCGATGGCGTCCTTGACAGTTGACTCCTTGCTCCTTGCCCgcaggccaccgccgccgggaGCCCGAGAGTTACGATTGGCAGGGGCTGATTGGAGTTGTGGTGAAGATTAGGAGTCTGATTTGGGGGAAACGGGAaagggcgaagaggaagcaaTCCAACTGGGTCACTGGGCCATGCGGATGGAAAGGTGCGGGTGTCGGCCTCATAGCCCAACTGCCCAAAGCCCCAAAtgggtcttcttcttcctcggttcCTCACAGCGACATAGCCTCACACAGTTACGCCGCCGAAAATCGATGAATCCTCTGGAAATCCATGAGGGGGAAGGGGAGTCCACCGCCAGGGAGCTCGGGCGGCCGCCCGGGCTCGCCCTAgcggtggatccgcccctggcGATGGGGTGACGCGAGAGTTGCCGCCTTCCGCTGTTCCAGCGATGTCTACCATCTTCACTGTTGACTGTCATTACCGTGCATCAGTGCCTAATGCTCTATAACAACTCAGACCCCTACAAATCCGAAATGTCACCTACCCAACCTATGGAGTTACCAAAGTTCAAGAAAAATTTTAACATCATCTTTTTTAAAACTAGAGATATAACTGACAGCGGCGATATCTACCATCTCCACTGTTGTTTGCCGTCACCGTGCATCAGTGCCTAATGCTCTATAACAACTCAGGCCCCTGCAAATCCGAAATGTCACCTGCCCCAACCTATGGAGTTGCCGAAGTTTAAGGAAAATTTCAACATCATCTTTTATAGAACTTGAGATATAACCGACAGTGAACATATATAGATAGATAATAGTTTATAGAACATCACACTAGTAATATATATGTCCTAGCAACATATATCGATCATAACATCTAAACCACCACACGCCAAAACATATATCATAGGGCAAAGCGACGTCATCTAACAATATAACAGGCTTAACAAAAAAGAAATGTGAAATTGTAAGTGGCGTGCAGCTTCCCATCCCATATACACGTCGTCACCTCAAAAAGTACCTAAAAAGAAATCAATGTGAGATTCAAAAACCTCAACAAGGAAATTTACTTTAATAAGTTATTTAGCCACAGTTAATTAAGCAATCATCTTTAAATAGAAACTAGAAACGGAATATACTAGCAACATCAGGGAAAAATATAGCTAGGCAAATCCAACGGCAACAACAATCATTTTAACATCTTCTAGAATGATCCTTCACGACATTGATGCAATCAAATTAAATAACTTCATATGAATGCATATATAAACTAAATAACTTCATATGAatgcatatatatgcacatgatatgctctTTCTCACCTTTATCCCTCCTCGAGTAACATAAAGGTGTGTATCGTACCTCTTCTCGGGTAACATACGATGAAGTATTAGTACGGTCATGGTCGAACACACGGTGACAAAACTTCCATTGAATGAGACACATACATATATCATGATTCATGCATAACCAATAACATAActttttggcacaccgtgtgccgaatatgacacaaccctttgaacctctttacaagacccttgttgtggtaTCTTGAGTACATGTTCAcacccaagtgtcgcatgcacaaCCTTCTCTCCATATCAGGCCATGCAATTGAGTAGTTTGTGCTGTCATGCAGCACGTTCAACGCATGCAAGAGGcacttgttgcggtctgagatgatgcaaactcgttctcTATTGTTAacaacacgtgtcctcaccaagataaggaaccacaaccaactatcattgttctcactctcaaccattgtatacgtgagaggaatgatctgattgtttgcatccgtCGTCATCGTTGTCataaggttaccatggtacttgctgcTAAGAAAtttggcatccacacatacaactGGATTGCAATagttgaaagcttcgatgcattgggcAAAAGACCAGAAAAATCTAATGAGGTATCGGCCAGTGCTGCTGTATAACCCATCCtccagcctgatcggctcatccgccatggcccactggaTCCTTGAATTCGTCATGGaaatcttctgcagcagcctcagggcatagttgtaagactcttcgaaacttccaaacaacatcttcaacaccttcaacttaataccatttaaccattgtattcgaacagaataaataccctacttactctaattacattttctaatctaaatattaattacatataTAATCTATGTACTTACTATTACAGAAGGCAGTCCTCTCCTCGCGTTGCTGCTCGGCCTGGCTGCTGCTGCACTACTCCTGCTCGCGCTCGACTGCTGCTGCACTACACCTGCTCACGCTCGACTGCTGCTTCAAATGCTGCTCGCGCTTGACTGCTGCTCTGCTCGTGCTCGAGTGTAGCTTCGCAATGCGTTGCAAGAACCAATTTATACCTGCGCCGAATGAACGAAGAATCTCGCATGCGGGTGATCGGCCGGTTGAAGGAATAAAGTGTAAAGCGAAAAGTGAAAAAGTAAAGCATGACGTGACGGCACGCAGTGTGCGAAAAAGGATattttggcacacggtgtgccgaatatgcaCTAttgcccgtattcggcacacggtgtgcgaAATACATGTGATTTTTGGCACATCGTGTGCCAAATACGgccaacagtgccgtattcggcacatggtgtgctgAAAATACCTTTTTCGatacaccgtgtgtcgaatatggatGTTAGATTCGTAAATACACCTACATGTTgtttatttcaataaatacgctcatgcatattgtctaattttgtatttttgcccATAATCAATTTATCAGGTTAGATGTATGCATTGCAAGTAAAAGAATAAATGCAACCAAATAACAAATTAAAGCATAGCCATCCGCTACTtcacttgccttttaccgacAATGAAGGCAGGCAATAGCTATGACATGAAGtggcaccacctgaacaaacactCTATTAGCACCAAGGAACCgcaacaacaaaacaaaagaagacaCACGCTTCTACGCCCAAAACCTCGCAAACCTGACAACTAAAGGGATACAGAAAGACATTTAGCAACTACCTCGTTGGATGCCGAGTAAGAACATCCTCTAGCTTAGTCAAAGATCGAAGAACAAGACACAATACATGTTCTAACTCTCGCCGGATTACAACACTAATTAGCCAAAAACTCCTACACCACTTAACCAAAAGGAAAAGGACAAACGCCATCAGAAAACTTACGACAAGAACTACAACATCCATTATAAACCTATGATCAAAACCGACAACGATTAGTCCTCAAATTGAGTTGATGCGCTACTCACTAATTGTACTAAGCACACACTCAACCGATGACGCGGATGATCGACCTCAACCTCCTACAAGCATCTAAAGACTATGAAGGAGTCACCTTTGGAGCGAAACcacaaaacaacaaaagaaactagcGAACTCGTAGGAGACCTCCTTCTCCTTACTTCCTCTTCTCCCTTcgtctttcttctttctccttctttcttcttcttttcttccttttgctTTCTTGGATGGCTGACCCTTCCCCCACAGTTCCCCCACGCCCTTTGCTCTCACGCCCCTGTGCCACCTGCCAGCGACGCTCCAGCTGGCGATCGGCGATGATGGCTGAACGCAGTCGAGGCAGCGGGAGGCAGAGACGGCGGCTGGGGGCGACGATCGTGAGGCGGCGACGGCCGACAGCGACAGCGGGGATGGAGTCGGCGGCTAGGGCTAGAGGAGACTGATGTGGGCGGTCGGGCCGAGATGGTCAGATGAGGGCGGTGTGCAGGTGGGATCGGGTGGGAGATGATCCCACCAAGCCTTTTTTCAATTTATCCAACATCCAAAATTTTTCTGGGCTCATCACAGACTCACCAAGTGCCAAAACGCAATGCTAGATAGCAACGGAATCatttcgatgagatctatacATCAACGGTCTCCGATCATCCAATCGAGCAACGGttaaaaagatcaaaatttcaTACTCCCTCACATGTCTTGCAGTCAACAAAAGAATTTCACATTTCGAGGATTACATGCTTACAAATACACGGACAGATGGATAATGATCTCAATATGTGTGTCCGTCCCAGAATAAGTTTGTCTTCACTATGTGCGTCTCTCGCTACTTTGCCCGTATCATTTGCATGCCCATACATTCCAATTGGAAGATCTGGTCTGAGTTGATCCTTATATCATGTTTGGCAGAGTTCCAACTATAAGATCTATATATGATTTaaagtttataaaaaaataatataggttaaacatatatttttagtctaaataAGAACAATTTGGCTCAACCAAATACCCATCAATATCGCTCTagttgtattttattttttaaactagATATGACCAGCTCTAAAAATTGTTGAGCTGTAGCTCTGCCAAACGAATCCATACTATGCGCAGGTAGGATATTTGAGTTTCTTTCTCAACAATTTTTGTGGTTATTTGCAGGTAACTATGAACCTTATAGCCAAGCACTCGTTTTAGATGTGTAATGTGATCACTAGGACATGTAGCGTCACCATGCCAGGTGTCAACAGTCGGGCACACACTGGAAATATGGTCAAGAAGCTCACGAGCACGAAGTTGCTTTATCCAAACTATTTACATAGCACATCCATAATCCGTACGGTGGTACAGCGTGTTTATGTTCTAATACGAAGCTAGCTCTTTTCTAAAGCAGTATGTGGGACGAAAGACAGTGGTCGTTCTCATGCCAGGCTGAGCATACTCCTGGGAGGGACTGTATCTTCAGTCTCAAGCCAACAATACTTAGTAGTGTGATGATCAAGAAGTCAACTGACGATCCAGCTCAAGAAGCGAGTGTTCAAGAGTTTAAGCTTGGCAGTAACTCCCATAGAGCTCCATAATCCAAGTACACCTCATGCTTTCAGGTCCAATGAAGGAGAAAAGCTTCCGAAAATTGAAGAGTAagtttcttcaaaaaaaaagttgcaCGGGAAAAGAGAATTTTAGCTGCCTCCATGCTCATAAGAAACTCGAACAGCTCATACTGCAAACAGCATGTCTTCATCATGCCTAACCCATCCTGAAGAAATTATGAGAAAAAACAATTATTAGTTGCCGAGTAGGTGAGCTGAAAGGAATTATGTTAGGCAAAATATATTGGAAATTTAAATGCGGGTTGGTGGCGAATGAGAGGGAAGCCCTACCTGTCTTAAAAAAGAAAGATTCAGCAAGATGCATTGCATATATAAAACGTTGAAATGACACCGTAACTTTAAAATAATTTCAACGCATTACGTATGAAAAGTACTACTTTTATTCTGCATTGTTACTGTCAGCTTCCAACTTCTCTACTTTATTAGGTTGGAATATCTGATTGCCCCAACTACTATATCTGCTGCATCTACTGAATCATAGAGAACAAGGTTACTAGAGTTTTCATTAACAGAAGAATTACCTTGACTTCTGTAAAGTTGTATCCTTTCTCCTGCCTTCTTGAGTAACCCCTGTTTTTCCTCCAGATGAAATGTTCGTCTCGGCTAGTGGGTTGGTGACAAGTTCAAACTTCTGCCTTTCCCATTTGTAAGAAGTTCTGCTCTCCTCCGAGCTGTTTGGTGCGTCGGAGACAGAATACCTGGAGGAATACCTACCACCATCGCGCCTTCTCCAGAAATTTGGGCTCAGAATGCAGCAGGTGTTCACATCAGGTTCCCTGTTAGACATCCTTCCTGAAGAGAAGGCCAAATCACGAGTGATCTCGTCCAATGTCATCTCCAGCCCACGTACCCTTGTCTCCAAAGAATTCATGCCATTCTCAGAATTCCCCATGAATTTCTGATAAACAAATTGAACTACAAATGTCAGATGTGCTTCCAATAAACATGGAGGGTATCAGAAGCTTAGTGCTCATAAGGCCCACAGTGACTCATGACTATATGACTTATGATTTAAAATGTTAATTGCCGCATGACAGTCGCAGGTAAATCAGCAAGATGATAATATGCCTTCATGGCACTAGTCAGATCAGTGCATGGTTACATTTAGCGGTGTCAGGTTACGTGGGGAACCTGTACAGCAACATGGCACATGCTGTATGTATATGACAATGTCTTAATTTGCAGTTATTATGTTACTTTGAATCCGACCCTACAAATCACTCATACTGAAAAATCAATGCTGAACGTTGGTAAGTATTTTGCAGCAGCAATCCCTTTCCAGCATTGTTGCAACCAACATAGATGTTACCCTCTTCTCGCAACCAACACAGATGTTGCAACTAAATTCCTGAAGATATTTCCTCTGGTATATTAGCCAAGTAATCAGGGCAGAAATTTTTAGTTATTCATATCTGCAAATACATTTATGGCTACGAGCCCTATAAGCCTCATAATTGAATTTTAAAATACAACAATACAAGATCCAATGCAACAAACGAAAATTACCTGGAGAAGATCTAGTAAACTGCTCTGCTGGTTTTCAATCTGACGAAGCTGTGTCCTAATCTCTGAAAAGCTCTCGTCTTTGTGAACTAATTGAAACCTCTCTGATCCATCATCAACTTCAGAAATCTCTTCCAAATTACCACCACCCTCATATGGAACGACTCGGGACCCTGCTTTCAGTCCAGCCAGCTTGTTCGCTCTCTCCTCGCTTCCCTGGAAGAGTGTCCTCCTTGCCTCCAGTCTTTCCCTCACATTGCCTCCTTTCAGAAGCTTCTCCTCCGTCACCACTTTGATTGGGGTAGCATCCGGAGCAACAGCAATGCCTACTTTGCGGTGTGAAGGAGGCGACAGCTTCTTGTTCCTGATGGATAAAGGGTTATTTGCTTTGGTGACGCTGTGCGACACATCAGGCGGAGGTGATCTGCTCACTGGTAatctgctcctcctcgtcgccgatTGAACTGAGTTTGAGCCTAGGGAAGCAGCTGGATATCGCCCGTCACTTGCACTCCCTGTTTAATAACAAAATAATCCGTGTCAAAAAATTGATGAAGCACTTACACAGTTACATAACAGTTCAAGACTTTATCAGCAAATTACAATAGAATCCTCTTCTAACTACCGAACT
Coding sequences:
- the LOC133918089 gene encoding E2F transcription factor-like E2FE, yielding KALESATAAPDRALQIRFHGRRGASSRTRTDLSIYNTIATRTRSPPKPAPREHKSCRILAGIPRESETAVAASSSSVAKVAAAAAAAAAMESALPHQHQKKARQLPMLAGGGGAKCSHHAYSRKQKSLGLLCSNFVVLYNREDVESIGLDEAAKSLGVERRRIYDIVNVLESVGILVRKAKNRYTWLGFDGVPMALRELKERALREKSGSAPLQMEQQSVAIMSDDEDDDKFGDPDGDIESEKLSQTVDNPSDKPGAPRCRLRSDHRKEKSLGLLTQNFVKLFLTMEVDTISLDEAAKLLLGEGHEESNMRTKVRRLYDIANVLSSLNLIEKIHQADTRKPAFRWLGKAGKPKAENGVTVAVHPPGKAVSNKRIFGTELTNIGMHRSNLDSTIQKKAKLAQSGGDVLKNCKLAVESRLGQGNKSGFVYGPFHPAGARKQEPDGGNKSVQRERAEDWENLSASFRPQYQNQALGDLFAHYVEAWKSWYSEFAQGSNIMQQRFDQSAINQFL